Proteins encoded within one genomic window of Rhododendron vialii isolate Sample 1 chromosome 1a, ASM3025357v1:
- the LOC131321847 gene encoding magnesium transporter MRS2-2-like isoform X8, whose product MGREGFIVPMETQASLKKKTAVSWRWMLMDDSGEGAVLDLDKYDIMRRVPIHARDLRILDPMLSYPSIILGRERAIVLNLEHIKAIITSEEVLLRDPLDDNVIPIIEELQRRLPPVNAICKGQVEDEENHGAKDDVESVEQESPFEFRALEVALEGICSFLDARTRELETAAYPALDELTSKISSRNLDRVHKLKCAMTRLTSRVQKVQDELEQLLDEDDDIADLYLSRKSVKASSPNSGSSIPDWVPPFPTIGSNSKISRISRASLTTINGHNDVKEFEMLLEAYFMQIEGTLNKLTTLREYIDDTEDYINIQLDNHRNQLIQDFSVECGSIFLSIIAYAWHKGLVGS is encoded by the exons ATGGGTCGGGAGGGTTTCATTGTGCCAATGGAGACCCAAGCGTCGTTGAAGAAGAAAACGGCGGTTTCGTGGCGGTGGATGCTGATGGACGACAGTGGAGAGGGCGCGGTTCTGGATTTGGACAAGTACGATATCATGCGCCGCGTGCCGATTCACGCTAGAGATCTTCGGATTCTTGACCCCATGTTGTCTTATCCTTCCATTATTTTGGGCCGAGAACGAGCTATTGTTCTCAATTTGGAG CACATTAAAGCAATCATCACGAGTGAAGAG GTATTGCTTCGAGACCCGCTAGATGATAATGTTATCCCTATCATCGAAGAACTACAGAGAAGACTGCCCCCAGTGAATGCCATATGCAAAGGCCAAGTAGAGGATGAGGAGAATCATGGAGCAAAAGACGATGTTGAATCCGTTGAACAGG AATCCCCGTTTGAGTTCCGGGCTCTAGAGGTAGCTCTAGAAGGCATATGTAGCTTCCTTGATGCGAGGACGAGAGAATTGGAGACTGCTGCATACCCAGCTTTAGATGAGCTGACCTCAAAG ATTAGCAGCCGGAATTTGGATCGGGTGCATAAACTGAAGTGTGCAATGACAAGGCTAACTAGTCGGGTACAAAAG GTTCAGGATGAACTAGAACAACTtcttgatgaagatgatgacATAGCAGATCTATACTTGTCAAGAAAATCGGTTAAGGCGTCTTCTCCTAATAGTGGTTCTAGCATTCCTGATTGGGTCCCTCCATTTCCTACTATAGGTTCGAACTCGAAGATATCCAGAATAAGTAGGGCAAGTTTGACGACTATCAACGGACATAATGATGTCAAGGAATTTGAAATGTTGCTTGAG GCTTATTTTATGCAGATTGAAGGTACCTTGAACAAACTTACCACG TTGCGTGAATATATCGATGACACTGAGGATTACATCAACATTCAG CTGGACAATCACCGCAATCAGCTGATTCAG GACTTCTCTGTGGAGTGTGGATCCATTTTCTTATCGATAATTGCATACGCGTGGCACAAAGGTCTCGTCGGGTCCTGA
- the LOC131321847 gene encoding magnesium transporter MRS2-2-like isoform X10 yields MGREGFIVPMETQASLKKKTAVSWRWMLMDDSGEGAVLDLDKYDIMRRVPIHARDLRILDPMLSYPSIILGRERAIVLNLEHIKAIITSEEVLLRDPLDDNVIPIIEELQRRLPPVNAICKGQVEDEENHGAKDDVESVEQESPFEFRALEVALEGICSFLDARTRELETAAYPALDELTSKISSRNLDRVHKLKCAMTRLTSRVQKVQDELEQLLDEDDDIADLYLSRKSVKASSPNSGSSIPDWVPPFPTIGSNSKISRISRASLTTINGHNDVKEFEMLLEIEGTLNKLTTLREYIDDTEDYINIQLDNHRNQLIQDFSVECGSIFLSIIAYAWHKGLVGS; encoded by the exons ATGGGTCGGGAGGGTTTCATTGTGCCAATGGAGACCCAAGCGTCGTTGAAGAAGAAAACGGCGGTTTCGTGGCGGTGGATGCTGATGGACGACAGTGGAGAGGGCGCGGTTCTGGATTTGGACAAGTACGATATCATGCGCCGCGTGCCGATTCACGCTAGAGATCTTCGGATTCTTGACCCCATGTTGTCTTATCCTTCCATTATTTTGGGCCGAGAACGAGCTATTGTTCTCAATTTGGAG CACATTAAAGCAATCATCACGAGTGAAGAG GTATTGCTTCGAGACCCGCTAGATGATAATGTTATCCCTATCATCGAAGAACTACAGAGAAGACTGCCCCCAGTGAATGCCATATGCAAAGGCCAAGTAGAGGATGAGGAGAATCATGGAGCAAAAGACGATGTTGAATCCGTTGAACAGG AATCCCCGTTTGAGTTCCGGGCTCTAGAGGTAGCTCTAGAAGGCATATGTAGCTTCCTTGATGCGAGGACGAGAGAATTGGAGACTGCTGCATACCCAGCTTTAGATGAGCTGACCTCAAAG ATTAGCAGCCGGAATTTGGATCGGGTGCATAAACTGAAGTGTGCAATGACAAGGCTAACTAGTCGGGTACAAAAG GTTCAGGATGAACTAGAACAACTtcttgatgaagatgatgacATAGCAGATCTATACTTGTCAAGAAAATCGGTTAAGGCGTCTTCTCCTAATAGTGGTTCTAGCATTCCTGATTGGGTCCCTCCATTTCCTACTATAGGTTCGAACTCGAAGATATCCAGAATAAGTAGGGCAAGTTTGACGACTATCAACGGACATAATGATGTCAAGGAATTTGAAATGTTGCTTGAG ATTGAAGGTACCTTGAACAAACTTACCACG TTGCGTGAATATATCGATGACACTGAGGATTACATCAACATTCAG CTGGACAATCACCGCAATCAGCTGATTCAG GACTTCTCTGTGGAGTGTGGATCCATTTTCTTATCGATAATTGCATACGCGTGGCACAAAGGTCTCGTCGGGTCCTGA
- the LOC131321847 gene encoding magnesium transporter MRS2-2-like isoform X9, translated as MGREGFIVPMETQASLKKKTAVSWRWMLMDDSGEGAVLDLDKYDIMRRVPIHARDLRILDPMLSYPSIILGRERAIVLNLEHIKAIITSEEVLLRDPLDDNVIPIIEELQRRLPPVNAICKGQVEDEENHGAKDDVESVEQESPFEFRALEVALEGICSFLDARTRELETAAYPALDELTSKISSRNLDRVRKLKSAMTRLTSRVQKVRDELEQLLDDDDDMADLYLSRKSVKASSPNSASSIPDWVPPSPTIGSNSKISRISRASLTTINGHNDVEELEMLLEIEGTLNKLTTLREYIDDTEDYINIQLDNHRNQLIQDFSVECGSIFLSIIAYAWHKGLVGS; from the exons ATGGGTCGGGAGGGTTTCATTGTGCCAATGGAGACCCAAGCGTCGTTGAAGAAGAAAACGGCGGTTTCGTGGCGGTGGATGCTGATGGACGACAGTGGAGAGGGCGCGGTTCTGGATTTGGACAAGTACGATATCATGCGCCGCGTGCCGATTCACGCTAGAGATCTTCGGATTCTTGACCCCATGTTGTCTTATCCTTCCATTATTTTGGGCCGAGAACGAGCTATTGTTCTCAATTTGGAG CACATTAAAGCAATCATCACGAGTGAAGAG GTATTGCTTCGAGACCCGCTAGATGATAATGTTATCCCTATCATCGAAGAACTACAGAGAAGACTGCCCCCAGTGAATGCCATATGCAAAGGCCAAGTAGAGGATGAGGAGAATCATGGAGCAAAAGACGATGTTGAATCCGTTGAACAGG AATCCCCGTTTGAGTTCCGGGCTCTAGAGGTAGCTCTAGAAGGCATATGTAGCTTCCTTGATGCGAGGACGAGAGAATTGGAGACTGCTGCATACCCAGCTTTAGATGAGCTGACCTCAAAG ATTAGCAGCCGGAATTTGGATCGAGTGCGTAAACTAAAGAGTGCAATGACAAGGCTAACTAGTCGGGTACAAAAG GTAAGGGATGAACTAGAACAACTTCTTGATGACGATGATGACATGGCAGATCTATACTTGTCAAGAAAATCGGTTAAGGCGTCATCGCCTAATAGTGCTTCTAGCATTCCTGATTGGGTCCCTCCATCTCCTACTATAGGTTCGAACTCGAAGATATCCAGAATAAGTAGGGCAAGTTTGACGACTATCAACGGACATAATGATGTCGAGGAACTTGAAATGTTGCTTGAG ATTGAAGGTACCTTGAACAAACTTACCACG TTGCGTGAATATATCGATGACACTGAGGATTACATCAACATTCAG CTGGACAATCACCGCAATCAGCTGATTCAG GACTTCTCTGTGGAGTGTGGATCCATTTTCTTATCGATAATTGCATACGCGTGGCACAAAGGTCTCGTCGGGTCCTGA
- the LOC131321847 gene encoding magnesium transporter MRS2-2-like isoform X7, with protein MGREGFIVPMETQASLKKKTAVSWRWMLMDDSGEGAVLDLDKYDIMRRVPIHARDLRILDPMLSYPSIILGRERAIVLNLEHIKAIITSEEVLLRDPLDDNVIPIIEELQRRLPPVNAICKGQVEDEENHGAKDDVESVEQESPFEFRALEVALEGICSFLDARTRELETAAYPALDELTSKISSRNLDRVRKLKSAMTRLTSRVQKVRDELEQLLDDDDDMADLYLSRKSVKASSPNSASSIPDWVPPSPTIGSNSKISRISRASLTTINGHNDVEELEMLLEAYFMQIEGTLNKLTTLREYIDDTEDYINIQLDNHRNQLIQDFSVECGSIFLSIIAYAWHKGLVGS; from the exons ATGGGTCGGGAGGGTTTCATTGTGCCAATGGAGACCCAAGCGTCGTTGAAGAAGAAAACGGCGGTTTCGTGGCGGTGGATGCTGATGGACGACAGTGGAGAGGGCGCGGTTCTGGATTTGGACAAGTACGATATCATGCGCCGCGTGCCGATTCACGCTAGAGATCTTCGGATTCTTGACCCCATGTTGTCTTATCCTTCCATTATTTTGGGCCGAGAACGAGCTATTGTTCTCAATTTGGAG CACATTAAAGCAATCATCACGAGTGAAGAG GTATTGCTTCGAGACCCGCTAGATGATAATGTTATCCCTATCATCGAAGAACTACAGAGAAGACTGCCCCCAGTGAATGCCATATGCAAAGGCCAAGTAGAGGATGAGGAGAATCATGGAGCAAAAGACGATGTTGAATCCGTTGAACAGG AATCCCCGTTTGAGTTCCGGGCTCTAGAGGTAGCTCTAGAAGGCATATGTAGCTTCCTTGATGCGAGGACGAGAGAATTGGAGACTGCTGCATACCCAGCTTTAGATGAGCTGACCTCAAAG ATTAGCAGCCGGAATTTGGATCGAGTGCGTAAACTAAAGAGTGCAATGACAAGGCTAACTAGTCGGGTACAAAAG GTAAGGGATGAACTAGAACAACTTCTTGATGACGATGATGACATGGCAGATCTATACTTGTCAAGAAAATCGGTTAAGGCGTCATCGCCTAATAGTGCTTCTAGCATTCCTGATTGGGTCCCTCCATCTCCTACTATAGGTTCGAACTCGAAGATATCCAGAATAAGTAGGGCAAGTTTGACGACTATCAACGGACATAATGATGTCGAGGAACTTGAAATGTTGCTTGAG GCTTATTTTATGCAGATTGAAGGTACCTTGAACAAACTTACCACG TTGCGTGAATATATCGATGACACTGAGGATTACATCAACATTCAG CTGGACAATCACCGCAATCAGCTGATTCAG GACTTCTCTGTGGAGTGTGGATCCATTTTCTTATCGATAATTGCATACGCGTGGCACAAAGGTCTCGTCGGGTCCTGA
- the LOC131321847 gene encoding magnesium transporter MRS2-2-like isoform X11, whose amino-acid sequence MGREGFIVPMETQASLKKKTAVSWRWMLMDDSGEGAVLDLDKYDIMRRVPIHARDLRILDPMLSYPSIILGRERAIVLNLEHIKAIITSEEVLLRDPLDDNVIPIIEELQRRLPPVNAICKGQVEDEENHGAKDDVESVEQESPFEFRALEVALEGICSFLDARTRELETAAYPALDELTSKISSRNLDRVRKLKSAMTRLTSRVQKVRDELEQLLDDDDDMADLYLSRKSVKASSPNSASSIPDWVPPSPTIGSNSKISRISRASLTTINGHNDVEELEMLLEAYFMQIEGTLNKLTTLREYIDDTEDYINIQLDNHRNQLIQIPIC is encoded by the exons ATGGGTCGGGAGGGTTTCATTGTGCCAATGGAGACCCAAGCGTCGTTGAAGAAGAAAACGGCGGTTTCGTGGCGGTGGATGCTGATGGACGACAGTGGAGAGGGCGCGGTTCTGGATTTGGACAAGTACGATATCATGCGCCGCGTGCCGATTCACGCTAGAGATCTTCGGATTCTTGACCCCATGTTGTCTTATCCTTCCATTATTTTGGGCCGAGAACGAGCTATTGTTCTCAATTTGGAG CACATTAAAGCAATCATCACGAGTGAAGAG GTATTGCTTCGAGACCCGCTAGATGATAATGTTATCCCTATCATCGAAGAACTACAGAGAAGACTGCCCCCAGTGAATGCCATATGCAAAGGCCAAGTAGAGGATGAGGAGAATCATGGAGCAAAAGACGATGTTGAATCCGTTGAACAGG AATCCCCGTTTGAGTTCCGGGCTCTAGAGGTAGCTCTAGAAGGCATATGTAGCTTCCTTGATGCGAGGACGAGAGAATTGGAGACTGCTGCATACCCAGCTTTAGATGAGCTGACCTCAAAG ATTAGCAGCCGGAATTTGGATCGAGTGCGTAAACTAAAGAGTGCAATGACAAGGCTAACTAGTCGGGTACAAAAG GTAAGGGATGAACTAGAACAACTTCTTGATGACGATGATGACATGGCAGATCTATACTTGTCAAGAAAATCGGTTAAGGCGTCATCGCCTAATAGTGCTTCTAGCATTCCTGATTGGGTCCCTCCATCTCCTACTATAGGTTCGAACTCGAAGATATCCAGAATAAGTAGGGCAAGTTTGACGACTATCAACGGACATAATGATGTCGAGGAACTTGAAATGTTGCTTGAG GCTTATTTTATGCAGATTGAAGGTACCTTGAACAAACTTACCACG TTGCGTGAATATATCGATGACACTGAGGATTACATCAACATTCAG CTGGACAATCACCGCAATCAGCTGATTCAG ATACCTATATGCTAG
- the LOC131321847 gene encoding magnesium transporter MRS2-I-like isoform X3 — MGREGFIVPMETQASLKKKTAVSWRWMLMDDSGEGAVLDLDKYDIMRRVPIHARDLRILDPMLSYPSIILGRERAIVLNLEHIKAIITSEEVLLRDPLDDNVIPIIEELQRRLPPVNAICKGQVEDEENHGAKDDVESVEQESPFEFRALEVALEGICSFLDARTRELETAAYPALDELTSKISSRNLDRVRKLKSAMTRLTSRVQKVRDELEQLLDDDDDMADLYLSRKSVKASSPNSASSIPDWVPPSPTIGSNSKISRISRASLTTINGHNDVEELEMLLEIEGTLNKLTTLREYIDDTEDYINIQLELFLSSGTVCLSIYSLVAAIFGMNIPYTWKEGHGYVFKWVVILAGLLCGSIFLSIVTYARHKGLVGS, encoded by the exons ATGGGTCGGGAGGGTTTCATTGTGCCAATGGAGACCCAAGCGTCGTTGAAGAAGAAAACGGCGGTTTCGTGGCGGTGGATGCTGATGGACGACAGTGGAGAGGGCGCGGTTCTGGATTTGGACAAGTACGATATCATGCGCCGCGTGCCGATTCACGCTAGAGATCTTCGGATTCTTGACCCCATGTTGTCTTATCCTTCCATTATTTTGGGCCGAGAACGAGCTATTGTTCTCAATTTGGAG CACATTAAAGCAATCATCACGAGTGAAGAG GTATTGCTTCGAGACCCGCTAGATGATAATGTTATCCCTATCATCGAAGAACTACAGAGAAGACTGCCCCCAGTGAATGCCATATGCAAAGGCCAAGTAGAGGATGAGGAGAATCATGGAGCAAAAGACGATGTTGAATCCGTTGAACAGG AATCCCCGTTTGAGTTCCGGGCTCTAGAGGTAGCTCTAGAAGGCATATGTAGCTTCCTTGATGCGAGGACGAGAGAATTGGAGACTGCTGCATACCCAGCTTTAGATGAGCTGACCTCAAAG ATTAGCAGCCGGAATTTGGATCGAGTGCGTAAACTAAAGAGTGCAATGACAAGGCTAACTAGTCGGGTACAAAAG GTAAGGGATGAACTAGAACAACTTCTTGATGACGATGATGACATGGCAGATCTATACTTGTCAAGAAAATCGGTTAAGGCGTCATCGCCTAATAGTGCTTCTAGCATTCCTGATTGGGTCCCTCCATCTCCTACTATAGGTTCGAACTCGAAGATATCCAGAATAAGTAGGGCAAGTTTGACGACTATCAACGGACATAATGATGTCGAGGAACTTGAAATGTTGCTTGAG ATTGAAGGTACCTTGAACAAACTTACCACG TTGCGTGAATATATCGACGACACAGAGGATTACATCAACATTCAG CTGGAGTTATTCCTAAGTTCTGGGACTGTTTGTTTGTCTATATATTCATTGGTGGCTGCTATATTTGGCATGAATATACCTTACACATGGAAAGAAGGCCATGGCTATGTATTCAAATGG GTGGTCATCCTCGCAGGACTTCTCTGTGGATCCATTTTCTTATCGATAGTTACATATGCACGGCACAAAGGTCTCGTCGGGTCTTGA
- the LOC131321847 gene encoding magnesium transporter MRS2-I-like isoform X1, translating into MGREGFIVPMETQASLKKKTAVSWRWMLMDDSGEGAVLDLDKYDIMRRVPIHARDLRILDPMLSYPSIILGRERAIVLNLEHIKAIITSEEVLLRDPLDDNVIPIIEELQRRLPPVNAICKGQVEDEENHGAKDDVESVEQESPFEFRALEVALEGICSFLDARTRELETAAYPALDELTSKISSRNLDRVRKLKSAMTRLTSRVQKVRDELEQLLDDDDDMADLYLSRKSVKASSPNSASSIPDWVPPSPTIGSNSKISRISRASLTTINGHNDVEELEMLLEIEGTLNKLTTLREYIDDTEDYINIQLDNHRNQLIQLELFLSSGTVCLSIYSLVAAIFGMNIPYTWKEGHGYVFKWVVILAGLLCGSIFLSIVTYARHKGLVGS; encoded by the exons ATGGGTCGGGAGGGTTTCATTGTGCCAATGGAGACCCAAGCGTCGTTGAAGAAGAAAACGGCGGTTTCGTGGCGGTGGATGCTGATGGACGACAGTGGAGAGGGCGCGGTTCTGGATTTGGACAAGTACGATATCATGCGCCGCGTGCCGATTCACGCTAGAGATCTTCGGATTCTTGACCCCATGTTGTCTTATCCTTCCATTATTTTGGGCCGAGAACGAGCTATTGTTCTCAATTTGGAG CACATTAAAGCAATCATCACGAGTGAAGAG GTATTGCTTCGAGACCCGCTAGATGATAATGTTATCCCTATCATCGAAGAACTACAGAGAAGACTGCCCCCAGTGAATGCCATATGCAAAGGCCAAGTAGAGGATGAGGAGAATCATGGAGCAAAAGACGATGTTGAATCCGTTGAACAGG AATCCCCGTTTGAGTTCCGGGCTCTAGAGGTAGCTCTAGAAGGCATATGTAGCTTCCTTGATGCGAGGACGAGAGAATTGGAGACTGCTGCATACCCAGCTTTAGATGAGCTGACCTCAAAG ATTAGCAGCCGGAATTTGGATCGAGTGCGTAAACTAAAGAGTGCAATGACAAGGCTAACTAGTCGGGTACAAAAG GTAAGGGATGAACTAGAACAACTTCTTGATGACGATGATGACATGGCAGATCTATACTTGTCAAGAAAATCGGTTAAGGCGTCATCGCCTAATAGTGCTTCTAGCATTCCTGATTGGGTCCCTCCATCTCCTACTATAGGTTCGAACTCGAAGATATCCAGAATAAGTAGGGCAAGTTTGACGACTATCAACGGACATAATGATGTCGAGGAACTTGAAATGTTGCTTGAG ATTGAAGGTACCTTGAACAAACTTACCACG TTGCGTGAATATATCGACGACACAGAGGATTACATCAACATTCAG CTGGATAATCACCGTAATCAGCTGATTCAG CTGGAGTTATTCCTAAGTTCTGGGACTGTTTGTTTGTCTATATATTCATTGGTGGCTGCTATATTTGGCATGAATATACCTTACACATGGAAAGAAGGCCATGGCTATGTATTCAAATGG GTGGTCATCCTCGCAGGACTTCTCTGTGGATCCATTTTCTTATCGATAGTTACATATGCACGGCACAAAGGTCTCGTCGGGTCTTGA
- the LOC131321847 gene encoding magnesium transporter MRS2-I-like isoform X4, with protein MGREGFIVPMETQASLKKKTAVSWRWMLMDDSGEGAVLDLDKYDIMRRVPIHARDLRILDPMLSYPSIILGRERAIVLNLEHIKAIITSEEVLLRDPLDDNVIPIIEELQRRLPPVNAICKGQVEDEENHGAKDDVESVEQESPFEFRALEVALEGICSFLDARTRELETAAYPALDELTSKISSRNLDRVRKLKSAMTRLTSRVQKVRDELEQLLDDDDDMADLYLSRKSVKASSPNSASSIPDWVPPSPTIGSNSKISRISRASLTTINGHNDVEELEMLLEAYFMQIEGTLNKLTTLREYIDDTEDYINIQLELFLSSGTVCLSIYSLVAAIFGMNIPYTWKEGHGYVFKWVVILAGLLCGSIFLSIVTYARHKGLVGS; from the exons ATGGGTCGGGAGGGTTTCATTGTGCCAATGGAGACCCAAGCGTCGTTGAAGAAGAAAACGGCGGTTTCGTGGCGGTGGATGCTGATGGACGACAGTGGAGAGGGCGCGGTTCTGGATTTGGACAAGTACGATATCATGCGCCGCGTGCCGATTCACGCTAGAGATCTTCGGATTCTTGACCCCATGTTGTCTTATCCTTCCATTATTTTGGGCCGAGAACGAGCTATTGTTCTCAATTTGGAG CACATTAAAGCAATCATCACGAGTGAAGAG GTATTGCTTCGAGACCCGCTAGATGATAATGTTATCCCTATCATCGAAGAACTACAGAGAAGACTGCCCCCAGTGAATGCCATATGCAAAGGCCAAGTAGAGGATGAGGAGAATCATGGAGCAAAAGACGATGTTGAATCCGTTGAACAGG AATCCCCGTTTGAGTTCCGGGCTCTAGAGGTAGCTCTAGAAGGCATATGTAGCTTCCTTGATGCGAGGACGAGAGAATTGGAGACTGCTGCATACCCAGCTTTAGATGAGCTGACCTCAAAG ATTAGCAGCCGGAATTTGGATCGAGTGCGTAAACTAAAGAGTGCAATGACAAGGCTAACTAGTCGGGTACAAAAG GTAAGGGATGAACTAGAACAACTTCTTGATGACGATGATGACATGGCAGATCTATACTTGTCAAGAAAATCGGTTAAGGCGTCATCGCCTAATAGTGCTTCTAGCATTCCTGATTGGGTCCCTCCATCTCCTACTATAGGTTCGAACTCGAAGATATCCAGAATAAGTAGGGCAAGTTTGACGACTATCAACGGACATAATGATGTCGAGGAACTTGAAATGTTGCTTGAG GCTTATTTTATGCAGATTGAAGGTACCTTGAACAAACTTACCACG TTGCGTGAATATATCGACGACACAGAGGATTACATCAACATTCAG CTGGAGTTATTCCTAAGTTCTGGGACTGTTTGTTTGTCTATATATTCATTGGTGGCTGCTATATTTGGCATGAATATACCTTACACATGGAAAGAAGGCCATGGCTATGTATTCAAATGG GTGGTCATCCTCGCAGGACTTCTCTGTGGATCCATTTTCTTATCGATAGTTACATATGCACGGCACAAAGGTCTCGTCGGGTCTTGA
- the LOC131321847 gene encoding magnesium transporter MRS2-I-like isoform X12, translating to MGREGFIVPMETQASLKKKTAVSWRWMLMDDSGEGAVLDLDKYDIMRRVPIHARDLRILDPMLSYPSIILGRERAIVLNLEHIKAIITSEEVLLRDPLDDNVIPIIEELQRRLPPVNAICKGQVEDEENHGAKDDVESVEQESPFEFRALEVALEGICSFLDARTRELETAAYPALDELTSKISSRNLDRVRKLKSAMTRLTSRVQKAYFMQIEGTLNKLTTLREYIDDTEDYINIQLDNHRNQLIQLELFLSSGTVCLSIYSLVAAIFGMNIPYTWKEGHGYVFKWVVILAGLLCGSIFLSIVTYARHKGLVGS from the exons ATGGGTCGGGAGGGTTTCATTGTGCCAATGGAGACCCAAGCGTCGTTGAAGAAGAAAACGGCGGTTTCGTGGCGGTGGATGCTGATGGACGACAGTGGAGAGGGCGCGGTTCTGGATTTGGACAAGTACGATATCATGCGCCGCGTGCCGATTCACGCTAGAGATCTTCGGATTCTTGACCCCATGTTGTCTTATCCTTCCATTATTTTGGGCCGAGAACGAGCTATTGTTCTCAATTTGGAG CACATTAAAGCAATCATCACGAGTGAAGAG GTATTGCTTCGAGACCCGCTAGATGATAATGTTATCCCTATCATCGAAGAACTACAGAGAAGACTGCCCCCAGTGAATGCCATATGCAAAGGCCAAGTAGAGGATGAGGAGAATCATGGAGCAAAAGACGATGTTGAATCCGTTGAACAGG AATCCCCGTTTGAGTTCCGGGCTCTAGAGGTAGCTCTAGAAGGCATATGTAGCTTCCTTGATGCGAGGACGAGAGAATTGGAGACTGCTGCATACCCAGCTTTAGATGAGCTGACCTCAAAG ATTAGCAGCCGGAATTTGGATCGAGTGCGTAAACTAAAGAGTGCAATGACAAGGCTAACTAGTCGGGTACAAAAG GCTTATTTTATGCAGATTGAAGGTACCTTGAACAAACTTACCACG TTGCGTGAATATATCGACGACACAGAGGATTACATCAACATTCAG CTGGATAATCACCGTAATCAGCTGATTCAG CTGGAGTTATTCCTAAGTTCTGGGACTGTTTGTTTGTCTATATATTCATTGGTGGCTGCTATATTTGGCATGAATATACCTTACACATGGAAAGAAGGCCATGGCTATGTATTCAAATGG GTGGTCATCCTCGCAGGACTTCTCTGTGGATCCATTTTCTTATCGATAGTTACATATGCACGGCACAAAGGTCTCGTCGGGTCTTGA